One part of the Thermodesulfobacterium commune DSM 2178 genome encodes these proteins:
- a CDS encoding NADH-quinone oxidoreductase subunit N, with product MTIELNFGVILSEILLLLVGCFVFLFDRFFKNKGYAFWLTLLSLLIASGVLLISPFGGFTLSYQNDFFSIVFKFIVLFGAFLVVILSKNYLTYHSQLNYGEYYGFLILSLIGAFLMLSSMDLITMYLSMELMSFPVYLLIALNFAQQRKSLEGSFKYFLAGAMGSVFLLLGMGLVYSATGSLFFMQIAQSLFGKAELTYVLLGFLFILAGFSVKMSFVPFHMWAPDAYESAPLPITSFIASIIKFVVIACLIKLLMVAFIPLKAKIGQILIPVVLLTILIGNVLAIKQDHLIRMLAFSSIAHAGYAGLGLITGDLIGYSFTIFYLWVYLIMTIGMFSIAVFLANYQKDLLYIPKLSGLSQISPGLSFLTLIFMFALAGIPPTAGFMGKFYLFIGLVKSGYIWVAILAVLFSVIGAYPYLRVLKFIYMEKTEETFSYRWEPGVWFPVSITAFLTLLIGIYPKPWVDMVYRTLYLYLTFLFYPY from the coding sequence ATGACCATAGAGCTTAACTTTGGAGTAATACTTTCTGAGATTCTTCTTTTGCTAGTAGGTTGTTTTGTTTTTCTTTTTGATAGATTTTTTAAAAACAAAGGATATGCCTTTTGGTTAACCCTTTTGTCTCTTTTGATAGCAAGTGGTGTGCTTTTAATCTCGCCTTTTGGAGGGTTTACGTTAAGTTATCAAAACGATTTTTTCTCGATAGTCTTTAAGTTTATCGTTTTGTTTGGTGCCTTTTTGGTTGTTATCCTTTCTAAGAACTATCTTACCTATCATTCACAGCTTAACTACGGGGAGTATTATGGGTTTTTGATCCTTTCTCTGATAGGTGCTTTTTTGATGCTTTCTTCTATGGATTTGATCACCATGTATCTTTCGATGGAGCTGATGAGTTTCCCTGTATACCTTTTGATAGCGTTAAACTTTGCCCAACAGCGTAAATCCTTAGAAGGTTCTTTTAAATACTTCCTGGCTGGAGCTATGGGGTCGGTATTTTTACTTTTGGGTATGGGGTTGGTTTATAGTGCTACCGGATCTTTGTTTTTTATGCAGATTGCCCAAAGTCTGTTTGGTAAGGCAGAGTTAACCTATGTGCTGTTAGGATTTTTGTTTATTTTGGCAGGTTTTTCGGTGAAGATGTCCTTTGTGCCTTTTCATATGTGGGCTCCTGATGCTTATGAAAGCGCACCCTTGCCTATAACCTCCTTTATCGCCTCCATAATCAAGTTTGTGGTTATAGCCTGTCTGATAAAGTTGCTTATGGTAGCCTTTATTCCTTTAAAAGCCAAGATAGGGCAAATACTTATTCCTGTGGTTTTGTTAACCATTCTTATCGGAAATGTGCTTGCTATCAAGCAAGACCATCTGATAAGGATGCTTGCCTTTTCCTCTATTGCACATGCAGGTTATGCTGGTTTAGGCCTGATTACTGGAGACCTGATAGGCTATAGCTTTACGATTTTTTACCTTTGGGTTTATCTTATCATGACCATAGGAATGTTTAGTATAGCGGTGTTTTTGGCCAACTACCAAAAGGATCTTCTTTATATACCTAAACTGTCAGGCTTGAGCCAAATCTCCCCTGGGCTTAGTTTTTTAACCTTGATTTTTATGTTTGCTTTAGCAGGGATTCCTCCGACAGCAGGTTTTATGGGAAAATTTTATCTTTTTATCGGTTTGGTTAAGTCAGGATATATCTGGGTAGCTATCTTAGCTGTTCTTTTTTCAGTGATAGGGGCTTATCCTTATCTTAGGGTTTTAAAGTTTATCTACATGGAAAAAACTGAGGAAACCTTTTCCTACCGTTGGGAACCTGGGGTTTGGTTCCCTGTGAGTATAACCGCTTTTCTTACCCTTTTGATCGGTATCTACCCCAAACCTTGGGTAGACATGGTTTACAGAACCCTTTATCTTTATCTTACCTTTCTTTTTTATCCATACTAA
- a CDS encoding NuoI/complex I 23 kDa subunit family protein has product MKSLFEKLFLIEILKGLALTLKKLLFEKPVTIECYDKVIPQPYPGFRGRHALVRSELTQGPICVACHRCERVCPSRCIYIKTVEIEEGGKKKRQLAEYAIDASRCVYCGYCVEVCPVNALVLTEFYQYIGEKREDLYFDQERLLKNWDEFIAKAERPYFNPFWKPKGIPEGFFSIVKRKAKGV; this is encoded by the coding sequence GTGAAAAGCTTGTTTGAAAAGCTTTTTTTGATAGAAATTTTAAAGGGATTAGCCTTAACCCTTAAAAAATTACTGTTTGAAAAGCCTGTTACCATAGAATGCTACGACAAGGTAATCCCTCAACCTTATCCAGGATTTAGAGGAAGACATGCTTTGGTTAGAAGTGAACTTACCCAGGGACCTATCTGTGTGGCTTGCCATAGGTGCGAAAGGGTTTGCCCTTCAAGATGCATCTACATCAAAACTGTAGAGATAGAAGAAGGAGGAAAGAAAAAAAGACAGTTAGCTGAGTATGCGATAGATGCTTCAAGATGTGTGTATTGTGGGTATTGTGTAGAGGTTTGCCCGGTAAATGCCCTGGTGCTTACAGAATTTTATCAATACATAGGAGAAAAAAGAGAGGACCTTTATTTTGACCAGGAAAGGTTGCTTAAAAACTGGGATGAGTTTATCGCTAAAGCTGAAAGGCCTTACTTTAATCCATTCTGGAAACCTAAGGGTATCCCAGAGGGATTTTTCTCTATAGTAAAAAGAAAGGCTAAAGGGGTTTAA
- the nuoK gene encoding NADH-quinone oxidoreductase subunit NuoK encodes MVPFEAYLILSSVLFLIGLFGFLMRRNLIVVLVSIEIMLNAIIILFAALSYFKKDITGYVMVFFIIAMAAAEAAIGLTLAILIYKKLKTVYTEEINHYKG; translated from the coding sequence ATGGTACCTTTTGAGGCATATTTAATCCTATCATCGGTCCTTTTTCTGATAGGGCTTTTTGGTTTCTTGATGAGAAGAAATTTGATAGTAGTTTTGGTTTCCATAGAGATTATGCTTAACGCCATCATCATCCTTTTTGCTGCCCTTTCTTATTTTAAAAAAGACATAACTGGTTATGTGATGGTGTTTTTTATCATAGCGATGGCTGCGGCTGAGGCTGCGATCGGATTGACCTTAGCTATATTGATCTACAAAAAACTTAAAACCGTTTATACAGAAGAAATAAACCATTACAAGGGGTAG
- a CDS encoding NADH-quinone oxidoreductase subunit M codes for MEFLQNNLLSVILWLPLLGALPIFLLGKRFEYTAKCIALFTMLIDFGLSVLLLFSFDFQNPGFQFVEKRLWIDSLNSYYFLGVDGISILFIPLTTLTTLLCITISWNSIKEKVREFYLALLFTNIAIVGTLCALDLLLFYVFWEAMLIPMYLIIGIWGGPRRIYSTLKFFLYTFFGSVFMLIAIIYLFLKFGTFDYTKLLGVPLGGLTEKLLFLGFALAFAIKIPMWPVHTWLPDAHTEAPTAGSVILAGILIKLGAYGFLRFGLPMFPHAAQEFAPLLLLLSVIAIIYGGLACLAQDDLKRLIAYSSVSHMGFVTLGIFAFNPIAMKGAILQMINHGIVTGALFMCVGIVYDRTHSRAISYYGGLASVMPVYATFFMIFTLASIGLPGTNGFIGEFLILLGTFFTNKLLVVFAALGLIIGAGYMLWLYQRVFFERVNPNIERLAPLRVNEFLSLLPMLVLVFLIGLYPKLFLDYMTTSIEHLLNNLRF; via the coding sequence ATGGAGTTTTTACAAAACAATCTACTTTCGGTAATATTATGGCTCCCTTTATTAGGGGCTTTACCGATTTTTCTTTTAGGAAAAAGATTTGAATATACAGCCAAATGCATAGCACTTTTTACGATGTTGATAGACTTTGGTTTGTCGGTTTTACTTCTATTTTCCTTTGATTTTCAAAATCCTGGGTTTCAGTTTGTAGAAAAGAGACTCTGGATAGACTCTTTAAACAGTTATTATTTTCTTGGGGTAGACGGTATAAGCATCCTTTTTATACCTCTTACTACCCTTACCACCTTACTTTGTATCACCATTTCCTGGAATTCTATCAAGGAAAAGGTGAGGGAGTTTTATTTAGCTCTCCTTTTTACCAACATAGCGATTGTAGGGACCCTTTGTGCCCTTGACCTGCTTCTTTTTTATGTATTTTGGGAGGCAATGCTTATTCCGATGTATCTTATCATAGGGATTTGGGGAGGACCAAGAAGGATCTATTCAACCCTTAAGTTCTTTCTCTATACCTTTTTTGGGTCAGTTTTTATGCTGATTGCCATTATCTATCTTTTCCTTAAATTTGGAACTTTTGATTACACCAAGCTTTTAGGGGTTCCTCTTGGGGGTTTGACTGAGAAACTTTTGTTTTTAGGGTTTGCCCTTGCCTTTGCGATAAAAATTCCTATGTGGCCTGTTCATACCTGGTTACCTGATGCTCACACTGAAGCTCCTACCGCTGGGTCTGTTATCTTAGCTGGTATTTTGATTAAGCTTGGGGCATACGGTTTTCTAAGGTTCGGGTTACCCATGTTTCCTCATGCAGCCCAGGAGTTTGCTCCGTTATTACTTTTACTTTCGGTGATAGCTATCATCTACGGAGGTTTGGCCTGTCTTGCTCAGGATGACTTAAAAAGGCTTATTGCCTATAGCTCGGTTAGTCATATGGGTTTTGTAACCCTGGGAATTTTTGCCTTTAATCCTATAGCTATGAAAGGAGCTATCTTACAGATGATTAACCATGGAATCGTAACCGGTGCTTTGTTTATGTGTGTAGGCATTGTTTATGACCGTACTCATAGCCGTGCGATAAGCTATTATGGAGGGCTTGCCTCTGTCATGCCTGTTTATGCTACCTTTTTTATGATTTTTACGTTAGCCTCGATCGGCCTTCCAGGAACCAACGGTTTTATCGGGGAGTTTCTGATCCTTTTAGGGACTTTCTTTACCAACAAACTCTTGGTTGTGTTCGCTGCCTTAGGTCTTATCATCGGGGCAGGTTATATGCTTTGGCTTTACCAGCGGGTATTTTTTGAAAGGGTAAATCCTAATATAGAAAGGTTAGCACCTTTAAGGGTTAACGAATTTTTATCCTTGCTGCCTATGTTGGTTCTGGTGTTCTTGATAGGGCTTTATCCTAAACTCTTTTTAGACTACATGACCACCTCAATCGAGCATTTACTTAATAACCTAAGGTTTTAG
- the nuoL gene encoding NADH-quinone oxidoreductase subunit L has translation MAEHPYELITHFNLWVFLIPFIPLLGSLFTLIFGKKYLQEKAHQIPVLAIFISFLISLKVLFEVLSGKIFDFDLYTWISASNLKVGLGFLVDPLSIVMTTMVLSLSFLIHVYSIGYMYGDPGYYRFFSYISLFTFSMLMLVLSNNVVQLYLGWEAVGLCSYLLIGFWYEKKSAANAAKKAFIVNRVGDFGFALGVFALFYFTGALYYQDVFSKLPLLSEKYIDFLGLEIHVPFLIAFLLFCGAMGKSAQFPLHTWLPDAMEGPTPVSALIHAATMVTAGVFMVARLHGLFELSSYAMAMVAFVGAFTCFMAATIAPTRFDIKRIIAYSTMSQLGYMFMACGVGAFAAGIFHLFTHAYFKALLFLGAGSVIHAVHTNDIRQMGGLRKYMPYTFVTFMIGALALAGFPGLSGFFSKDEILAMAYFSQYPWGKLVWVTGLLVAFLTAFYTFRLVFRVFFGEYKGRKDFHPHESPRTMVIPLCLISIGAVFAGWLGVPHSLGGDPVFLNFLESVLGHPKTLPMEHQTEYLLMGLSVMAAFLGILLAWIVYLKRPSLQFWLSQNLPSVYRFLYAKWYFDEVYDLLFVRSTLWTAKWMVNKISDGILIEGIINGTAKLISLAGSGLRTVHSGIVNHYNTFILVGLILYFILYFCLR, from the coding sequence ATGGCAGAACATCCTTATGAGTTGATTACCCATTTTAACCTCTGGGTTTTTCTTATTCCATTTATACCCCTTTTAGGTAGCCTTTTTACCCTTATCTTTGGGAAGAAATATTTACAGGAAAAGGCACATCAGATTCCAGTTTTAGCTATTTTCATAAGTTTTCTGATCTCTTTAAAGGTTTTGTTTGAGGTGCTTTCAGGAAAGATTTTTGATTTTGACCTTTATACCTGGATTTCTGCTTCCAACTTGAAAGTAGGATTAGGTTTTTTGGTTGACCCTCTTTCTATAGTAATGACCACGATGGTGCTTTCGTTATCCTTTCTTATTCATGTTTACTCTATCGGCTACATGTATGGAGACCCTGGGTATTATCGATTTTTTTCTTACATCTCTCTTTTCACGTTTAGCATGCTGATGCTTGTTCTTTCTAACAACGTGGTTCAACTTTATTTAGGGTGGGAGGCAGTAGGGCTTTGTTCTTATCTTTTGATTGGTTTCTGGTATGAGAAAAAGAGTGCAGCCAACGCAGCCAAAAAAGCCTTTATCGTTAACAGGGTAGGTGATTTTGGTTTTGCCCTTGGGGTGTTTGCCCTGTTTTATTTTACAGGAGCGCTTTACTATCAGGATGTCTTCTCTAAGCTTCCTCTTTTGTCTGAAAAATATATAGACTTTTTAGGTTTAGAAATCCATGTGCCTTTTCTGATAGCCTTTTTACTTTTTTGCGGGGCTATGGGTAAAAGTGCACAGTTTCCGCTTCATACCTGGCTTCCTGATGCGATGGAAGGTCCAACCCCTGTTTCAGCACTTATCCATGCGGCTACGATGGTTACCGCAGGGGTCTTTATGGTAGCAAGGCTCCATGGTCTTTTTGAGCTTTCTTCTTATGCCATGGCTATGGTAGCTTTTGTGGGGGCTTTTACCTGTTTCATGGCAGCAACCATCGCCCCTACCAGGTTTGATATCAAAAGGATCATCGCTTACTCTACCATGTCTCAACTGGGATATATGTTTATGGCCTGTGGGGTAGGAGCCTTTGCTGCAGGAATTTTTCACCTCTTTACACATGCCTACTTTAAAGCTTTGCTTTTTCTCGGTGCTGGTAGTGTGATCCATGCGGTTCATACCAACGACATAAGGCAGATGGGTGGGTTAAGAAAGTATATGCCCTATACATTTGTTACCTTTATGATAGGTGCATTAGCCTTGGCTGGTTTCCCAGGGCTTTCCGGATTTTTTAGTAAAGACGAAATACTTGCGATGGCCTATTTCTCTCAATATCCCTGGGGTAAGTTGGTTTGGGTTACAGGGCTTTTGGTGGCGTTTTTAACGGCTTTTTATACCTTCAGGTTAGTGTTTCGGGTGTTCTTTGGAGAATATAAGGGAAGAAAGGATTTCCATCCTCATGAGTCCCCAAGGACGATGGTTATTCCTCTTTGTTTGATAAGTATAGGGGCTGTTTTTGCAGGTTGGTTAGGAGTTCCTCATTCCTTAGGAGGAGACCCTGTATTTTTAAACTTTTTAGAGTCGGTTCTTGGACACCCAAAGACCCTGCCCATGGAACACCAGACTGAGTATCTTTTGATGGGACTTTCTGTTATGGCAGCCTTTTTGGGTATCCTTTTAGCTTGGATAGTCTACCTTAAAAGACCGAGCCTTCAGTTCTGGTTATCCCAAAACCTTCCTTCGGTCTACCGATTTTTATATGCCAAGTGGTATTTTGACGAGGTGTATGATTTACTTTTTGTGCGTTCTACCTTATGGACAGCCAAATGGATGGTTAATAAGATTTCAGACGGTATTTTGATAGAAGGGATTATCAACGGTACAGCCAAACTTATAAGTCTTGCAGGCTCAGGTTTAAGGACGGTGCACTCAGGAATTGTTAACCATTACAATACTTTTATCTTGGTAGGTCTTATTCTTTATTTTATTTTGTATTTTTGCCTAAGATAG
- a CDS encoding flagellar hook protein FlgE, whose translation MGLFGVMYIGYSGVLTTSMGMNVSADNISNLNTTGFKGGRYEFANALVEAYGETFRKEKGLGSNVKAIRTLFNQGAIVTTDSPTDLAISGKGFFVVSDQKGNIFYTRDGQFFVNQVDEQHLALQNSMGLYLLGSDPDATSADLTNLKPYLIPKVMPPKSTSNIDLQLIFDSTKPVEPIDDPLWQSYDATSSDIIENQKFDYVFDLYGYDAFGNKTNFKLYVDRTSNLNEYELLFALEDPTLDGRGSGKYQGAFLYGRLYFGGNGDIVGANFWEITNPSSFDPTVDPPMDLTALGRPQFQVNIGGATHSITLNLGFRVEPDGSITRFVNSSKLQANPFAQLYFNQDGYPMGVFDKIEVITEEGKVVAWYTNNKNIEVSKIFLADFSGYEENLIKVGNGLFMAREGAQPFIFSPGVFERGRLLSGALENSNVDLASEMVSLITLQRAFQSNTRVITTADQMLEDFLSKR comes from the coding sequence ATGGGACTTTTTGGTGTCATGTATATAGGATATAGCGGGGTGTTAACCACTTCTATGGGGATGAACGTTTCTGCAGACAACATCTCTAACCTTAACACTACCGGGTTTAAAGGAGGGAGATATGAGTTTGCCAATGCCCTGGTAGAGGCTTATGGAGAAACTTTTAGGAAGGAAAAAGGGTTGGGAAGTAACGTAAAGGCTATAAGAACGCTTTTTAACCAAGGGGCTATCGTAACCACAGATTCTCCAACTGACCTTGCCATCTCTGGTAAGGGCTTCTTTGTGGTTTCAGACCAAAAAGGAAATATTTTTTATACTCGAGATGGACAGTTTTTTGTTAACCAGGTAGACGAACAACACTTGGCCTTACAAAACAGTATGGGACTTTACCTTTTGGGTTCAGATCCAGATGCAACTTCAGCCGATTTAACCAATCTTAAACCATATCTCATCCCTAAGGTTATGCCTCCTAAAAGCACCTCTAACATAGACCTTCAACTTATCTTCGATAGCACCAAACCTGTTGAACCTATAGACGATCCCCTTTGGCAAAGTTATGATGCAACCTCTTCTGATATAATAGAAAACCAGAAGTTTGACTACGTCTTTGATCTTTATGGTTATGATGCCTTTGGGAACAAGACTAACTTTAAACTTTATGTAGACCGCACTTCAAATCTTAATGAATATGAGCTTTTGTTTGCCCTGGAAGACCCCACCTTAGACGGAAGAGGTTCAGGGAAATATCAAGGGGCATTTCTGTATGGAAGGCTATATTTTGGAGGTAACGGAGATATAGTGGGGGCTAATTTTTGGGAGATAACCAACCCTTCTTCCTTTGACCCCACAGTTGACCCACCGATGGATTTAACCGCACTTGGTAGGCCACAGTTTCAGGTAAACATAGGAGGGGCTACCCACTCCATAACCTTAAATCTTGGTTTTAGAGTAGAACCAGACGGAAGTATAACGAGATTTGTTAACTCCAGTAAGCTTCAAGCTAATCCTTTTGCTCAGCTGTATTTTAACCAAGATGGCTATCCAATGGGAGTGTTTGACAAGATAGAGGTGATTACTGAAGAAGGTAAGGTGGTTGCCTGGTATACCAACAATAAGAACATAGAGGTTTCAAAGATCTTCTTGGCAGATTTTTCTGGTTATGAAGAAAATTTAATTAAGGTAGGAAACGGACTTTTTATGGCCAGAGAAGGTGCTCAGCCGTTTATCTTCTCTCCTGGGGTGTTTGAAAGAGGAAGACTTCTTTCTGGAGCCCTCGAAAACTCAAACGTAGATTTAGCTTCGGAGATGGTGAGTTTAATTACCTTGCAAAGGGCTTTTCAGAGCAATACCAGGGTGATAACCACCGCAGACCAGATGTTAGAAGATTTTTTAAGTAAACGATAA
- a CDS encoding flagellar hook assembly protein FlgD has product MATTPVNTNSSTISSVNSSSQNTQRTPKKVLQKDDFIKLFVTQLRYQDPMKPLENNDMAIQLALFNQVDQLFNINDTLKSLVDLGKNLNLTYVSSLVDKKVKVDSNIGRVEQGQFLGGEFKVEGFVTGGEIVIRDSKGNLIKKITLTDLKEGIHKIEWDGKDQAGNLVPDGNYTFSVLLYDGKTVNSVKPTMVARVTGAKLGEENRLVINGVQEIQLSDIKELIGG; this is encoded by the coding sequence ATGGCTACCACCCCGGTTAACACCAATAGTTCTACCATTAGTTCAGTAAACAGCTCTTCTCAGAATACCCAGAGAACACCTAAAAAAGTTTTACAAAAAGATGATTTTATAAAACTTTTTGTTACTCAACTTCGGTATCAAGACCCTATGAAACCTCTTGAAAACAACGATATGGCTATTCAACTTGCTTTGTTCAATCAGGTAGACCAGCTTTTTAACATAAACGACACCTTAAAGAGTTTGGTTGACCTTGGTAAAAACCTTAATCTTACCTATGTCTCAAGTTTGGTAGATAAAAAGGTAAAGGTAGATTCAAACATAGGAAGGGTAGAGCAAGGTCAGTTTTTAGGGGGTGAGTTTAAGGTTGAGGGGTTTGTCACTGGAGGAGAAATAGTTATAAGGGATTCTAAAGGTAATCTGATAAAAAAGATAACCCTTACAGACCTTAAAGAAGGGATCCATAAGATAGAATGGGATGGAAAAGACCAGGCGGGAAATCTTGTGCCTGATGGTAACTATACCTTTTCTGTCCTTCTTTATGACGGTAAAACAGTCAATTCGGTAAAACCTACGATGGTAGCTAGGGTAACAGGAGCTAAGTTAGGGGAAGAAAACAGGCTTGTGATAAACGGAGTCCAGGAAATCCAACTTTCTGACATCAAAGAATTGATAGGAGGTTAA
- a CDS encoding NADH-quinone oxidoreductase subunit J family protein has product MGLGIDLNSLIFGYLAFAMVVSSVLAVFSKNPVHTILLVLVMVVHQAFLLLTLGSEFLMAVQLIVYAGAVLVLFLFVVYLINLRKETKHSIFVKRFCLCSLVFLLFLGFMGVNLYLIYGAKKFEQAVLPFNPLEKDNLWWIAHYLFNYYLLPFEIIGVILLVAVLGAVFLVRKVKTTEEEV; this is encoded by the coding sequence ATGGGATTAGGCATAGATCTTAACAGCCTTATTTTTGGGTATCTGGCTTTTGCGATGGTAGTTTCAAGTGTGCTTGCGGTTTTCTCGAAAAATCCAGTACACACCATACTTTTGGTTTTGGTGATGGTGGTGCATCAGGCTTTTTTGCTTTTAACCCTTGGCTCTGAGTTTTTGATGGCTGTACAGCTGATTGTATATGCAGGGGCGGTGCTGGTTTTGTTTTTGTTTGTGGTTTATCTGATAAACCTGAGAAAAGAGACAAAACACAGTATCTTTGTTAAACGTTTTTGCCTCTGTAGTTTGGTTTTCTTGCTGTTTTTAGGTTTTATGGGGGTTAATCTTTACCTGATATACGGAGCCAAAAAGTTTGAGCAAGCAGTACTACCCTTTAATCCTTTAGAAAAAGACAACCTTTGGTGGATAGCCCATTATCTTTTTAACTATTATCTTTTGCCTTTTGAGATTATAGGAGTGATATTGCTGGTAGCGGTTTTAGGGGCGGTCTTTTTGGTAAGAAAAGTTAAAACTACAGAGGAGGAGGTTTAG
- a CDS encoding flagellar hook-length control protein FliK, with the protein MKINLNSNNCSCGNLFLSNGGISGEINQEFNFLQVILLYLLSNGDPSSQLLSSQGINADQVQGLIQTKGTQTEGLSHTKIFQKDQAQDEDLQGVWSFLFWGYLVDRTGINLDGVIQSISKEGLTEVSGLNLNQKGLGELLDKFLNNPSEKLRVYEELNKLLFLPDLKSDFLIWLNHKIETGFQPNEEMTSLWAYSFFKIKNDLSVTEEEQNLLQGEKLQTVLGKEDVLSFQNLIQKLEEKLKSEVFSDKNFLELKPRLLEVVNQAEARLKEGFITNNQVVDSLFNKLRERLFEQQTILGERNAEVKGLNLTEAPFEVIKGLSTKPSGPQEVLDKTAGMFERYFERVKEKGSFLAEGIALLKEKQGFSQEGQGGLTRFQFFYHQVSHLRSNDQHLVNIETVKFLEGDKMSPQFFEFVKRFSAEVLPEGEKKAYVRLEPPHLGGLDLEIKVKEKEVIIVARVEKEEAFRELQNNVEAIKESLKELGLSLKDFQTQLNWGYQGFAGGSGEKREGTKGLKTDLEAQNQDLNILPLEKGFKNLKGKHYFIV; encoded by the coding sequence ATGAAGATAAATTTAAATTCAAATAATTGTTCCTGTGGCAACCTTTTTTTATCTAATGGGGGTATTTCAGGAGAGATTAATCAGGAATTTAACTTTCTACAAGTTATCCTTCTTTATTTGCTTTCTAACGGAGATCCTTCTTCTCAGCTGTTGAGTTCTCAGGGTATAAACGCAGACCAAGTTCAGGGTTTAATACAGACTAAAGGAACACAAACTGAAGGTCTGTCTCACACTAAGATTTTTCAAAAAGACCAAGCTCAAGATGAGGACCTGCAAGGTGTGTGGAGTTTTTTGTTTTGGGGATATTTGGTTGATAGGACAGGTATTAACTTGGATGGAGTTATTCAATCCATATCTAAAGAAGGATTAACAGAGGTTTCTGGGTTAAATCTAAACCAAAAGGGCTTGGGAGAACTTTTGGATAAATTTTTAAATAATCCCTCAGAAAAACTTAGGGTTTATGAAGAATTGAACAAACTTTTATTTTTGCCTGACCTTAAAAGCGATTTTCTAATCTGGCTAAATCATAAGATAGAAACTGGATTTCAGCCTAACGAAGAGATGACATCTCTTTGGGCTTATTCGTTTTTTAAGATAAAAAATGATCTGTCTGTTACGGAGGAAGAGCAAAATTTACTCCAAGGAGAAAAATTACAAACAGTTTTAGGGAAGGAAGATGTTTTATCTTTTCAGAACTTGATACAAAAACTTGAAGAAAAGCTAAAGAGTGAGGTTTTTTCTGATAAAAACTTTTTAGAGTTAAAGCCAAGGTTGTTAGAGGTTGTAAATCAAGCTGAGGCACGTTTAAAGGAAGGTTTTATAACCAATAATCAGGTTGTTGATAGTTTGTTTAATAAGTTGAGAGAAAGATTGTTTGAACAACAGACTATTTTAGGGGAGAGAAATGCAGAAGTAAAGGGTTTGAACTTAACTGAAGCCCCGTTTGAGGTGATTAAGGGATTATCTACTAAGCCTTCAGGTCCTCAAGAGGTTTTAGATAAAACTGCCGGGATGTTTGAAAGATATTTTGAAAGAGTTAAAGAAAAAGGATCCTTTTTAGCCGAGGGTATTGCTTTATTAAAAGAGAAACAAGGGTTTTCTCAAGAAGGACAGGGAGGGTTAACTCGGTTCCAATTTTTTTATCATCAAGTGTCTCACCTAAGGTCTAACGACCAGCACCTGGTAAATATAGAGACTGTAAAGTTTTTAGAAGGAGATAAGATGTCTCCTCAGTTTTTTGAGTTTGTGAAGAGGTTTTCGGCAGAGGTTCTTCCAGAAGGAGAAAAGAAGGCTTATGTAAGGCTTGAACCTCCCCATTTAGGAGGTCTTGATTTAGAGATTAAGGTTAAAGAAAAAGAGGTAATCATCGTAGCCAGGGTGGAGAAAGAAGAAGCCTTTCGTGAACTTCAAAATAACGTTGAAGCCATAAAAGAAAGTTTAAAAGAGCTTGGGCTTTCTCTTAAAGATTTCCAGACTCAGCTCAACTGGGGTTATCAGGGTTTTGCAGGTGGATCTGGAGAGAAAAGAGAGGGGACTAAAGGGTTAAAGACTGATTTAGAAGCACAAAATCAAGATCTTAATATTTTACCTCTTGAGAAAGGGTTCAAAAACCTAAAAGGGAAACATTATTTTATCGTTTAA